The Larus michahellis chromosome 16, bLarMic1.1, whole genome shotgun sequence genome has a segment encoding these proteins:
- the DISP3 gene encoding protein dispatched homolog 3 isoform X3, with protein sequence MDTEDDPLLQDAWLDEEDEEVAFSSRKRREGALLCGKSPCRVRPLRVMLPVSGFWNIVGWVFTNPCCAGFILFLGCAIPAVLAVVMFLHYPALDIDISYNAFEIRNHESSQRFDALALALKSQFGSWGRNRRDLADFTSETLQRLIFEQLQQLHLNASHLGVSARVKRSTPEGRTSSPKPHAHLNPGNRTSRTGRGTPRWDYSSTYISANTQTHAHWRIELIFLARGDSENNIFTTERLVTIHEVERKIMDHPRFREFCWKPHEVLKDLPLGSYSYCSPPSSLMTYFFPTERGGKIYYDGMGQDLADIQGSLELAMTHPEFYWYVDEGLSAENMKSSLLRSEILFGAPLPNYYSVEDRWEEQRRKFQNFVITYVAMLAKQSTSKVQVLYGGTDLFDYEVRRTFNNDMWLAFISSSCIAVLVYILTSCSVFLSFFGIASIGLSCLVALFLYHVVFGIQYLGILNGVAAFVIVGIGVDDVFVFVNTYRQATHLKDLRLRMIHTIQTAGKATFFTSLTTAAAYAANIFSQIPAVHDFGLFMSLIVSCCWVAVLFTMPAALGIWTLYVSPLESSCQTSCSQKCTKKSALHLAEDLFIASEATSRAGRETLPYLDDDIPLLSVEEEPVSLEMGDVPLVSVMPENLQLPAEKFNRGHLITHLQELLEHWVLWSAVKSRWVIVGLFLLVLLMSIFFASRLHPASRAPVLFRPDTNIQVLLDLKYNLSAEGISCITCSGLFQEKPHSLQNNMRTSLEKKKRGSGSTWGSKGSISDTGQQDLQGTVYISKSRSKGRPAIYRFSLNASVPAPWQMVSPGDGEVPSFQVYRVPFGNFTRKLTACVSTVGLLKQTSPRKWMMTTLSCDTKRGWKFDFSFYVAAKEQQRTRKLYFAQSHKPPYHGRVCVAPPGCLLSSSPDGPTKGILYVPSEKAAPKAKLSATSGFNPCMNTGCGKPAVRPLVDTGAMVFVVFGIRGVNRTRRPDNHVIGDMGSVIYDDSFDLFKEIGNLCRLCKAIASNTELVKPGGAQCLPSGYSISAFLQMLHPECKNIPEPNLLPGQLSHGAVGVKDGKVQWISMAFESTTYKGTSSFQTYADYLKWETFLQQQLQLFPEGSALRNGFQTCEHWKQIFMEIIGVQSALYGLVLSLVICVAAVAVFTTHILLLLPVLLSILGVVCLVVTIMYWSGWEMGAVEAISLSILVGSSVDYCVHLVEGYLLAGENLPLHQAEDPTACRQWRTIEAVRHVGVAIVSSAVTTVIATVPLFFCIIAPFAKFGKIVALNTGVSILYTLTVSTALLSIMGPGTFIRSRTSCLKAVVGVLLAGLLGLCICVALLKSGFKIPLPNGTAL encoded by the exons ATGGACACAGAGGATGACCCCTTGTTACAGGATGCCTGGCTAGATGAGGAAGATGAAGAGGTAGCCTTCAGCTCCCGAAAGAGGCGGGAGGGTGCTCTGTTGTGTGGAAAAAGTCCATGCAGAGTGAGGCCCCTGCGTGTCATGCTGCCAGTGTCTGGCTTCTGGAATATTGTTGGCTGGGTATTTACCAACCCATGCTGTGCTGGCTTCATCCTTTTCCTGGGCTGTGCCATCCCTGCTGTGCTTGCTGTTGTCATGTTCCTCCACTACCCAGCCCTGGATATTGACATCTCCTATAATGCTTTCGAGATCCGCAACCATGAGTCCTCTCAGCGCTTCGATGCACTTGCCTTGGCCCTCAAGTCCCAGTTTGGGTCATGGGGAAGGAACCGCCGGGACCTGGCTGACTTCACCTCTGAAACCCTGCAGAGGCTCATCTTTGAGCAGCTCCAGCAACTTCACCTCAATGCTTCCCACCTGGGGGTCAGTGCGCGGGTCAAGCGCAGCACTCCAGAGGGCAGGACGAGCTCCCCCAAGCCCCATGCCCACCTGAACCCAGGAAACCGGACTTCCCGAACTGGGAGAGGTACCCCACGCTGGGACTACTCCAGCACTTACATCAGTGCCAACACACAGACACATGCCCACTGGCGCATTGAGCTAATTTTTCTGGCTCGGGGGGACTCTGAGAACAACATCTTCACCACCGAGCGCCTGGTTACCATCCATGAGGTTGAGCGCAAGATCATGGACCACCCTCGCTTTCGGGAGTTCTGCTGGAAGCCCCACGAGGTCTTGAAGGACCTGCCCCTGGGCTCCTATTCCTActgctcccctcccagctccctcatGACTTACTTCTTCCCCACTGAGAGAGGAGGGAAGATTTACTATGATGGCATGGGACAAGACCTTGCTGACATCCAAG GGTCCCTGGAGCTGGCCATGACCCACCCTGAATTCTACTGGTATGTGGATGAGGGCTTGTCTGCTGAGAACATGAAGAGCTCCCTGCTGCGAAGTGAAATCCTCTTTGGGGCACCACTGCCGAACTACTACTCAGTGGAGGACCGCTGGGAGGAGCAGCGCCGCAAGTTCCAGAACTTTGTCATCACCTATGTGGCCATGCTGGCCAAGCAGTCCACAAG CAAAGTCCAGGTGCTGTACGGAGGGACGGATTTGTTTGACTATGAAGTGAGGAGGACCTTCAACAATGACATGTGGCTGGCCTTCATCAGCAGTAGCTGCATAGCTGTCTTGGTCTACATCCTTACCTCCTGCTCAG TGTTCCTGTCATTCTTTGGCATTGCCAGTATCGGGCTAAGCTGCCTGGTGGCTCTGTTCCTGTACCACGTCGTATTTGGAATCCAGTACCTGGGTATACTCAACGGTGTGGCTGCCTTTGTCATTGTGGGGATTG GGGTTGATGATGTCTTTGTTTTCGTCAACACCTACCGCCAAGCCACCCACCTCAAGGACCTGCGCCTGCGCATGATCCACACTATCCAGACAGCAGGGAAGGCCACCTTCTTCACTTCCCTGACCACGGCTGCAGCATATGCTGCCAACATCTTCTCTCAG ATCCCAGCCGTGCATGACTTTGGACTCTTTATGTCGCTGATTGTGTCCTGCTGCTGGGTAGCTGTGCTTTTCACTATGCCAGCTGCTCTTGGAATATGGACCCTTTATGTGTCCCCACTAGAGAGCTCCTGCCAAACCAG CTGTAGTCAGAAGTGTACCAAAAAGAGTGCCTTGCACCTGGCTGAAGATCTCTTCATTGCCTCGGAGGCCACCTCCAGAGCAGGCAGAGAGACGCTTCCCTATCTGGATGATGACATCCCACTGCTCAGTGTGGAGGAGGAGCCTG tCTCCCTGGAAATGGGGGATGTCCCCTTGGTATCTGTGATGCCAGAAAATCTACAGCTCCCTGCAGAGAAGTTCAACCGGGGTCACTTGATAACTcatctgcaggagctgctggaacaCTGGGTGCTGTGGTCTGCAGTGAAGAGCAGATGGGTGATTGTGG GGctctttctccttgttttgcttatgtCCATATTCTTTGCTAGCCGCCTCCATCCAGCTAGCCGTGCTCCAGTCTTGTTCCGGCCAGACACTAACATCCAGGTGCTGCTAGACCTGAAATACAACCTGAGTGCTGAAGGCATCTCCTGCATTACCTGCTCAG GTTTGTTTCAGGAAAAGCCCCACAGTTTGCAGAACAACATGCGAAcctccttggaaaaaaagaagaggggctCAGGGTCAACTTGGGGAAGCAAAGGGAGCATAAGTGATACAGGGCAGCAAG ATCTCCAGGGGACTGTGTATATCTCCAAGTCCAGAAGCAAGGGAAGGCCAGCCATCTACAGATTCTCGCTCAATGCCAGTGTCCCTGCCCCCTGGCAGATGGTGTCACCGGGAGACGGGGAGGTGCCTTCATTCCAG GTGTATAGAGTGCCTTTCGGTAACTTCACCAGGAAGCTGACAGCTTGTGTGTCCACAGTAGGGCTGCTTAAGCAGACGAGCCCCAGGAAGTGGATGATGACCACCTTGTCCTGTGACACCAAGAGAGGCTGGAAGTTCGACTTCAGTTTCTACGTGGCCGCCAAGGAGCAGCAGCGAACACG GAAACTGTATTTTGCCCAGTCGCACAAGCCCCCTTACCATGGCCGAGTGTGTGTGGCACCTCCTGGCTGTCTTCTCAGCTCTAGCCCAGATGGACCCACCAAAGGCATCCTTTATGTTCCCAGTGAGAAAG CAGCAcccaaagcaaagctttcagcCACTTCTGGATTTAATCCTTGCATGAACACGGGCTGCGGGAAGCCAGCAGTGCGGCCACTGGTAGACACGGGAGCCATGGTCTTTGTAGTGTTTGGTATCAGAGGTGTTAATCGCACAAGACGCCCAGACAACCACGTCATCGGAGACATG GGCAGCGTTATCTATGATGACAGCTTCGACCTCTTCAAAGAGATCGGCAACCTGTGCCGCCTCTGCAAAGCCATCGCCAGCAACACGGAACTGGTGAAGCCAGGAGGGGCTCAGTGCCTGCCCTCTG GTTACAGCATCTCTGCCTTTCTGCAGATGTTGCACCCTGAGTGCAAGAACATCCCAGAGCCAAACCTGCTGCCCGGACAGCTCTCTCATGGGGCAGTGGGGGTGAAGGATGGGAAGGTGCAGTGGATCTCCATGGCGTTTGAATCG ACAACCTACAAAGGGACATCTTCCTTCCAGACGTATGCTGACTACCTGAAATGGGAGACGTTCCTGCAGCAGCAactccagctcttcccagaggGCTCTGCTCTCCGGAACGGTTTCCAGACCTGTGAGCACTGGAAGCAGATCTTCATGGAGATTATAG gaGTGCAGAGTGCTCTGTACGGCCTCGTCCTCTCACTGGTTATTTGTGTGGCTGCAGTGGCGGTGTTTACCACAcacatcctcctcctgctgccagtgctgctCAGCATTTTAG GGGTGGTCTGCTTGGTGGTGACAATCATGTACTGGTCTGGCTGGGAAATGGGAGCTGTGGAAGCCATTTCCCTCTCCATCCTCGTTGGTTCCTCTGTCGATTACTGTGTGCACTTGGTGGAGGGCTACCTGCTGGCAGGGGAAAACCTGCCGCTGCACCAGGCAGAG GACCCCACAGCGTGCCGCCAGTGGAGGACGATTGAAGCAGTCCGTCATGTAGGTGTAGCAATTGTCTCGAGCGCCGTCACCACAGTGATTGCCACCGTCCCGCTGTTCTTCTGCATCATTGCCCCTTTTGCAAAGTTTGGGAAGATTGTGGCCCTCAACACAGGAGTCTCCATCCTGTACACACTAACTGTGAGCACAGCCCTGCTGAGCATCATGGGGCCTGGCACCTTCATCCGCAGCAGGACTTCGTGCCTCAAGGCTGTGGTGGGGGTGCTTCTTGCTGGCCTGCTGGGGCTCTGCATCTGTGTCGCCCTGCTGAAGAGTGGATTTAAGATCCCTCTCCCTAATGGGACAGCCCTGTAG